From Micromonospora rifamycinica, a single genomic window includes:
- a CDS encoding GH1 family beta-glucosidase: protein MTTAPIPGFPAGFRWGVSTSAYQIEGGATADGRGPSIWDTFAHTPGRILDGSTGDVACDHYHRYREDVALLAGLGVSAYRFSIAWPRVRPAGTGPVNAAGLDFYDRLVDDLLAAGIDPVATLFHWDLPQPLEDAGGWLNRDTAAHFAEYAELTAARLGDRVKLWITLNEPFIHLSLGHGTGEHAPGRTLLFDSLPAAHHQLLGHGLAVAALRAHSTAPVAIANNYSPVVRHGDTDADRAAAAAYDDLHNHLFTDPLLGRGYPDGLDPGVVRDGDLAVIAAPLDVLGVNYYNPTGVRAPEEGSPVPFTLVPLEGYPRTAFDWPVVPDGLRDLLVGLRDRYGDALPTIQVTEGGCAWDDVPDADGRVHDPDRIAYLDGHLRAVRAAIDEGVDVTGYFVWSLLDNWEWAEGFTKRFGLVHVDFPTGTRTPKSSYAWYRSQVGRG from the coding sequence ATGACGACCGCACCGATCCCCGGTTTCCCCGCCGGCTTCCGTTGGGGGGTGTCCACCTCCGCGTACCAGATCGAGGGGGGCGCCACCGCCGACGGCCGGGGACCGTCCATCTGGGACACCTTCGCCCACACCCCCGGCCGGATCCTCGACGGCAGCACCGGCGACGTGGCCTGCGACCACTACCACCGGTACCGGGAGGACGTCGCGCTGCTCGCCGGGCTCGGGGTCTCGGCCTACCGGTTCTCGATCGCCTGGCCCCGGGTACGCCCCGCCGGCACCGGCCCGGTCAACGCCGCCGGCCTGGACTTCTACGACCGGCTCGTCGACGACCTGCTGGCTGCCGGCATCGACCCGGTCGCCACCCTGTTCCACTGGGACCTGCCCCAGCCCCTGGAGGACGCCGGCGGCTGGCTGAACCGGGACACCGCCGCCCACTTCGCCGAGTACGCCGAGCTGACCGCCGCCCGCCTCGGCGACCGGGTGAAGCTCTGGATCACCCTCAACGAGCCGTTCATCCACCTGAGCCTCGGCCACGGCACCGGCGAGCACGCCCCCGGCCGGACCCTGCTCTTCGATTCCCTCCCGGCCGCCCACCACCAGCTGCTCGGGCACGGGCTGGCGGTCGCCGCGCTACGCGCCCACAGCACCGCGCCGGTGGCCATCGCCAACAACTACTCACCGGTGGTCCGGCACGGCGACACCGACGCCGACCGGGCCGCCGCGGCGGCGTACGACGACCTGCACAACCACCTGTTCACCGACCCGCTGCTGGGCCGGGGCTACCCGGACGGCCTCGACCCGGGTGTGGTGCGCGACGGCGACCTCGCGGTGATCGCCGCGCCGCTGGACGTGCTCGGGGTCAACTACTACAACCCGACCGGGGTCCGCGCCCCCGAGGAGGGCTCGCCGGTGCCGTTCACGCTGGTCCCGCTGGAGGGTTACCCACGGACCGCGTTCGACTGGCCGGTGGTCCCGGACGGGCTGCGCGACCTGCTCGTCGGCCTGCGGGACCGGTACGGCGACGCACTGCCGACGATCCAGGTCACCGAGGGCGGCTGCGCCTGGGACGACGTCCCGGACGCCGACGGCCGGGTGCACGACCCCGACCGGATCGCCTACCTCGACGGGCACCTGCGGGCCGTCCGGGCGGCGATCGACGAGGGCGTCGACGTGACCGGGTACTTCGTCTGGTCGCTGCTGGACAACTGGGAGTGGGCCGAGGGCTTCACCAAGCGCTTCGGCCTGGTGCACGTGGACTTCCCCACCGGAACCCGGACGCCGAAGTCTTCGTACGCCTGGTACCGGTCCCAGGTCGGCCGGGGGTGA